A genomic segment from Peribacillus sp. ACCC06369 encodes:
- the flgC gene encoding flagellar basal body rod protein FlgC, with protein sequence MGIFQSINMTGSSLTSQRLRMDVISANMANADTTRGEYDAESKTWKPYTRKAVVMQSKEEGFSSFLNAASGKTSEVGNGVKVTGIVKDKTPFELDYNPEHPDANEDGYVEMPNVDPLREMVDLMNVTRSYEANVTVLNASKGMMMKALEIGK encoded by the coding sequence ATGGGAATCTTCCAAAGTATAAATATGACTGGGTCTAGTCTGACCAGTCAAAGGTTAAGGATGGATGTAATATCTGCGAATATGGCTAATGCCGATACGACCAGGGGAGAATATGACGCGGAATCGAAAACATGGAAACCATACACAAGAAAAGCGGTTGTGATGCAAAGTAAGGAAGAAGGTTTTTCAAGTTTTTTAAACGCAGCATCCGGAAAAACAAGCGAGGTCGGGAATGGAGTAAAGGTGACTGGAATTGTTAAAGACAAAACACCTTTTGAACTGGATTACAATCCCGAACACCCAGATGCCAATGAAGACGGTTATGTTGAAATGCCAAATGTCGACCCGCTTAGGGAAATGGTCGATTTAATGAATGTAACACGTTCATACGAAGCAAATGTGACAGTTTTAAATGCATCAAAGGGAATGATGATGAAAGCGTTGGAAATCGGAAAATAA
- the fliE gene encoding flagellar hook-basal body complex protein FliE: MDHPGNVLKKNQNNTNTPYEAHRNFASVLKESMDKVNETQATSDDLTTKLVNGDDVELHSVMIASQKASVTMQATLEVRNKVVEAYQEMMRMSI; the protein is encoded by the coding sequence ATGGACCATCCAGGTAATGTGCTGAAAAAAAATCAGAACAATACTAATACACCATACGAAGCACACCGGAATTTTGCGTCGGTATTAAAAGAATCAATGGATAAAGTCAACGAAACACAAGCAACATCTGATGACCTTACAACCAAACTGGTTAATGGAGATGATGTTGAGCTTCATTCGGTGATGATAGCTTCACAAAAAGCCAGCGTTACCATGCAGGCTACATTAGAGGTTCGGAATAAGGTTGTTGAAGCCTACCAAGAAATGATGAGAATGAGTATATAG